A segment of the Tautonia rosea genome:
TACATCGAGCACGACCGGGGCAGCAGGCGTCCCGAGCTGTTCGGCCAGAGCCGGAGCGGTGATGCGAGGGGTCGATCGGATCAGGTCGTCCCGGCCGTCAAGGGCACCCATACCCCCCTTGAGGTAGCCGGCGGCGTTGTCGAAGCCGATCCGGCCGAGCCGCATGATGGCCTCCTCCTCGTCCCCGGTTTCGGCAATGACCACGATCGGTCGATCATGGCTCAGGACGGTGCCGCTCCAGGTCGCATATTGCCCCTTCAATCCGACATTGATGGCCCCGGCCAGGTGAGCCCCTTCGAAGTCGGCAGCTTCTCGGACATCGAGCACCTGGGCCCCTTCGTTCCGGATGCGGAGGAATTCGTCGAGGTCGAGTGGCCGGAGTGCCTGTTTCATTGTTTCGTCGAGACTGGACCGCTCCTTGCGGTTCAGGATCGCGTCGTGGACGAAGTAGTCGGGGGCATCAGGCTGATCGACTTCAACGAGCTTGATGAATTGCTCCTTGCTCATCGGTTGCAACGCATAATTGTATTTTTTTTGCTCGCCGATGGTCGAGACCCGCTCGGTACTGAGCTGCTTGCCGCAGAGCGATCCCGCGCCATGGGCCGGATAGACGAGTGTTTCGTCGGGCAGCTTGACAAGCTTGTTCGTGATCGAGTCGTAAAGCATCTCGGCCAACTCATCTGCCGTCACGCCGATGGAGGCAAGCAGATCGGGGCGTCCCACGTCGCCGATAAAGAGCGTATCACCGGTCAGGACAGCGTGCGGTTGTGCGTCGCTTTTGGTCAGGTCGTAGACGAGGATCGAGATCCCTTCAGGCGTGTGACCAGGGGTCTCCATAATCTCCAGGCGAACGTCACCAAATTCAACCACGTCACCATGCTTGACGGGGGTGAATTCGTATTCGGCCTCAGCGCGAGCGCCAAGGTAGATGTGAGCCCCCGTACGGTTTCGGAGCTCAATGTGCCCGGCGAGGAAGTCGGCGTGGAAGTGGGTCAGGAACACATAGCGAATGGTCCATCCGTTCGCTTCGGCATCGCGAACGTATTGATCGATGTCGCGCTGAGGGTCGACCACCGCGGCGATTCCCGTTCGCTCGTCCACAATCATGTACGAGGCATGAGCCAGGCAGCCCAGGTAATATTGCTCGATTTTCATGGTCGGACGCTCCCTGTTGACGCCCACTCCCTGAGGGGCGTCCCGATTGTTCGGGCAACAAGATCCGCAGTCTCACACGACGAAAATCGAGCAGAGCAAGGTATGGGCCAATATGCCGCCTTCTGTCTGCGACTCCAACGTAAGTCCAATCAAAGTAGTGAGATAAAAAATCAACGAATTGCCGGATGTCCTCAAGGGGAAAGAGCTCATTCCGGGCGTTAAGGGGGATGGTGTTAAGGTGTTAAGTTGGCGCGCTAACCCGACGTTGATGGGGTCTCAATCGCGTACTTGCGGATTTTTTTCCAGAGGGTGACCCGGCTGGTGCCGAGGAGACGGGCGGCTTCAGTGCGGTTGCCACCGGTCTGATCCAGGGCTTCGAGGATGCGGCGTCGTTCTGCTTGATCTGCGGCACTCAGGGGGTGCGAATCGGAAAGGGCCGCCCGATCCGAGGTTCGTTGAGTGCGGAGCTCGACCGGCAAGTCGAGCAGGGTGATGGTGTCGCCGACGACGGTCACAAACGCATGCTCCAGGGCGTTGCGAAGTTCTCGGACGTTTCCTGGCCACGGGTAATTCATCAGGGCTTGAAGCGCATCGCGGGCGATGCCGCGGACGGAGCGATGATATTCGCGCGAAAGTTGATCGATGAAGTGGCGGACCAAGAGGGGGAGATCCTCGCGCCGCTCGCGGAGCGGAGGTAATCGGATTTCAAAGACATGAATCCGATAATAAAAATCTTCGCGGAATCCCCCAGAGGCGACCAGTTCTTTCAGGTGCTTGTTGGTTGCCGTGATCAGACGGACGTTGACTCGGGTTGGGGTGTCGGCCCCGACGCGACGGATCTCCCGTTCTTGTAAAACCCGAAGGAGCTTCAACTGGAGCAGAGGGGAGACATCGCCAATTTCATCGAGGAACAAAGTTCCGCCGTCGGCAGCCTGAAACAGGCCGATCTTATCGCGGTCGGCGCTGGTGAAGGCCCCTTTGACATGGCCGAAGAGTTCCGATTCGAGCAGCGTTTCAGGGATCGCCGAGCAATTGATTGCCAGGAAGGGGCGGTCCTTGCGGTTGCTCAGTGAATGAATGGCACCGGCGGCCAGTTCCTTGCCGGTGCCAGACTCACCGGAAACGAAGACGGTCACGTCGCTGTGAGCGGCCAGTCGGATGCGTCGGAAGACCTCTTGCATCGGAGCGCTGGAGCCGACAAGCTTGCCAAAGGCGTCTCGGTTTCGGGTCTGCTCCTCCAGCAACGCAATGCGTTCGTTGGCCTGAAGAAACGGAGTGAGGTCCGAGAAGTTGCAGACGGCCCCGGCCACCTCACCATCCGCATCGTGAATCAGGCGAACGCTCCCATGAATCGAGACTTCTCGACCATCCTTGGCCGAGAGTTTACATTCCTGATGGCAGGTGCCGGTGGTCGAGTCGCACGAGCCCTGGAGCAACTCGGTCAGGGCGGCGAATCCCTTGCAGTGAGCTCCTTCAAACAAGCGGCTTGATTGTCCAACCACGTCTTCACTGGTATACCCAGTGATTCGTTCAGCCCCCCGGCTCCAGGCCACGATGCGGCCCGAGGCATCGACGGTGAAGACGCCGTCGGCCATCTCATCGACGATGGTGCTCAGGAGGCTCGGATCGCGTCGGAAGTCGAGGTCCATGGCCTTGCTCGGAGAGAGGGCGGCCGATCGATTGAGGGTCAGGGGTTGCTCGGCGGCTCGCAGAGTTCGGTAAGCACGCCGTGGGTGCTCTTGGGGTGGGCGAAGGCAATCCTCATGTGGTGGGCCCCGGCACGGGGAGTCTCGTCAATCATGCGGAGCCCGGCAGCTTTCCACTCGGCGATCCGGTCTTCGATCCGATCGACCGTGAACGCGACGTGGTGCATTCCCTCCCCTCGTTTTTCGAGAAAGGCGGCGATGGTACTGGTCGGGTCGGTCGGTTCGAGCAGTTCGAAGCGGACGTCACCGATCCGAAAGAAGCCGACGCGGACTTTTTGGTCGGCGACTTCCTCGATTCCTTCGAACTCGGCACCGAGGGTTTCTTCATAATAGGCTCGGTGATCGTCGATGGACTTCACGGCGATCCCGAGATGATTGAGGGCTTTGACAGGGGCCATGACAAGGGTTCCTGTTCGGGAGTTCGGTAAGTTAAGGGCGAGGCCTGGGTTATTCGAACTCAATGAGGACCTGACCCTGCTGCACACCATCCCCCTCACCGGCATTGATCTTGGCAATGGTACCGGCGATCGGAGCAGTGATGACCGTCTCCATCTTCATCGCTTCAAGGACGATGAGGATATCGTTCACCTGGATTGCCTGTCCGGGTTGCACGGCAACCCGAGAGACGACCCCCGCAAGTGGGCTGCGGCAGACCTTGCTTTCGTCGGCCACAAGAGCCTGGCCCGCCGAGGCCGGGGCGGGCGTTGCGGGGGTTGGTGCCCCGGATACCCGAGCATGCCCCAAGGGGGGCACATAGCTGTGCCGGGGAGTCTCCGGTTCGGCCACCTCGACTTCGACCTCGTACACGTTCCCATCAACGGTGATTTTGAGTTTCAACGCTCGCTCCTACCATGCGGGATCGCCAGGGTGTGCGAGGCCTGGACCGTGACGCGCCCCTGACGGGCCCAGGCGTCTGAGCCGAGGAGCCGGATCTGTCGCACATGGGCCCGCTTGCCGAGAAAGGCCGCGACTGCGGCGGCGATGACAAAGACGAGTTCCTGGTTGATCGGCGCAGCTGCCGAGGTGCCTGTTACGGTGGAGGCCCCCTTGGCTTCGATGGCCGAGACGCGATCGGTGAGTTGCGCGACCTCGCGGCGGAGGGCGTCTACCGCCTCGACGAGCCTGATCAGGTCAGTCGGCTCGGGGTTCATGAGTGTGGTCCTCCGTTCGGGTTAAAGCGGGATGAGACCGTGCTTCTTCGGGGGCCGAACTTCTCGCTTGGCGTGAAGATACTCCAAGGCCTGGGCGAGATGCCGGCGAGTGTCGGCAGGTTCAATAATGTCGTCGACGAGGCCGCGACCAGCGGAAACATACGGGCTTGAGAAGGTTGATCGGTATTGATCGATCAGCTCGGCGCGGCGGGCGACCTTGTCTTGAGCCTCCTGCATCTCCTTGCGGAAAACGATCTCAACGGCTCCCTCAGCCCCCATGACGGCGACCTCGGCCGTGGGCCAGGCAAAGACGCGGTCGGCGCCGAGGTCCTTCGAGCACATGGCCAGGTGGGCACCACCATAAGACTTGCGAAGGATCACCTGGATCTTCGGGACTGTGGCCGCCGAGTAGGCAAAGAGCATCTTCGCGCCGTGCCGAATGATGCCGTCGTGCTCTTGCTTGACGCCGGGCAGGAAGCCGGGAACATCCACAAAGGTGACCAGAGGAACATTGAACGCATTGCAGAAGCGGATAAACCGGCTTGCCTTGGTCGACGCGTTTACATCGAGGACGCCCGAGAGGACCGACGGTTGGTTGGCGATTACACCCACCGATCGGCCCAGAATGCGGGCGAAACCGACCACGATGTTGCGGGCATATCCTTCCTGAACTTCGAGGAAATCTCCCTGGTCCACGATCCCGCAGATCACGTTGCGGATATCGTAGCCTTGCTTTGGTTCGACTGGGACGATCCGAGCCAGCTCGGGGTTCGGATCGACGTTGTTCTCTGAAGGGATTCGAGGCGGATCCTCTAGATTATTCGCAGGCAGGAAGCTGAGCAGACGACGGCAGAGGTAGAGCGCATCCTCGTCGTTCTCGGCGATGAAGTGGGTGACACCGGAGAGGCTCATGTGGGCGTCGGGACCGCCGAGGGCCTCGGAGGTGATCTGCTCGCCGGTCACCTGTTTGATGACTTGCGGGCCGGTGATAAACATTTGCGATTGTCGCGTCTGGATAATGAAGTCGGTCAGCGCGGGTGAGTAGGCCGCTCCTCCCGCACAGGGACCACAGATCAAGGAGATCTGAGGGACCGCTCCAGACAATTGGACATTTGTGTAAAAAACTCGTCCATAGCCGGAGAGGGAATCGATCCCTTCCTGCACCCGGGCTCCACCGGAGTCATTGATGAAGATGAAGGGGCTGCCGGTATGCAGCGCTTGCTCCATCACATCGGCGACCTTGTTCGAATGCGTCTCGCCGGCTGAGCCTCCGAGAACGGTGAAGTCCTGGCTGGCGAGGTGGACGAGTCTGCCGTCGATCGAGCCGGCCCCGGTGACGACGCCATCGGCGGGAACCTCCTTCCCCGCCATGCCGAAGTGGACCTGGCGATGCTGGGCGAAGAGGCCGAACTCCTCGAAGCTGTCGGGGTCGAGCAGGGTGCTGACACGCTCTCGGGCCGTCAGCTTGCCTTGATCCTTCTGCTTGGCCAGGCGATCGGGACCGCCTCCCTGACGGAGATGTTCCTTTCGGGCGCGGAGTTCCGCGACCAAATCGTCCATCGTTTTCTTCGCATTGCCGCTCATCGCTTCCTGTCCTTTCTCGGATCACGAGGGCTCGACGGTCACCGCGTGGCTCGTGTTGCCGATGCGGACCTGGTAGGTGATGGGGCTCGTGACGGGGCCTTTCGCGTCGATGGCCTTGGCGGCCGGGCTGGCGGCGGCAGCCGCAGCAGCCGCCGTGACCGGATCCCTGCCCAGATTTTTCGGGCCTTCGCTGCGGTGGGCAAAGAACTTGGGAGCGACTTGCGGGAACATCGCGTAGGTCAAGACGTCTTCATCCGATCCGTTGCAACCTTCGAGGGCAAGGGCCTTCCCTCGTAATTCTTCCCACTCGGGCTTGAGCAGGTCAGCGGGTCGGGTGGTGATCGGCTCTTTCTTGGCATGTGCGGCCGCAAGGGCGATGACCTCAGGGTCGCGATCGCCGATGGTCTCGCCGTAATACCCGAGCATCAGATCGGCGAACTCTCCGGTAAGGACCTTGTAGGGACCCATCATCACATTGAACACTGCCTGAGTGCCAACGATCTGGCTCGACGGCGTGACCAACGGCGGATAGCCGGCCGCCTTGCGGACGTTGGGTACCTCGTTCAGCACGTCCTTCACACGGTCGCCTGCCCCTTGCTGCTTGAGCTGGCTTTCCATGTTGGAAATCATGCCGCCAGGAATCTGGCTGTCGAAAATCTCGGTCTCGACCCCGACGAACTTCGACTCGAACTCGGCATATCGGGGGCGAATCTTGGCGAAGTGATCCTTGATCTTTAGTAGGCGAGCCTTGTCGAGCCGGGTCGTGTAGTCAGTCGCCTGGAGCATCTCGACAAGCGCTTCGGTCGGATTATGGCCGGGGCCGAGGCTCAGGGAGGAGATGCAGGTGTCCACAATGTCAGCGCCGGCCTCGATCGCCTTCATCAGGCTGACGAGCGTGACGCCGGTGGTGGCGTGAACATGGACATGGACCAGCGTATCCTCGCCGCAGGCCTCCTTGATCCCTTTGACGATCTCGAAAGCCGGCTGTGGGCGCAAGAGCGCGGCCATGTCCTTGATGCAAATGGAGTCGCAGCCGAGATCCTGCAACTGCTTGGCCATTTCGATGAACTTGTCGACCGTGTGCAAAGGGGAGGTCGTGTAGCAGATCGTTCCCTCGGCGTGCTTGCCGGTGCGTCGGACGGCTTCGAGAGCGCGGCGAAGATTTCGGATGTCGTTCAATGCGTCGAAGACGCGGAAGACATCCATCCCGTTCTCGGCCGATTTGTCAACGAAGCGGTCGACGACGGTGTCTTCGTAGTGACGGTAGCCGAGCAGGTTTTGCCCGCGGAGGAGCATCTGCAATCGGCTGTTGGGCATAAGTTTGCGGAAAGTGCGCAGGCGTTCCCAGGGGTCTTCGTTGAGGAAGCGGATGCAGGAGTCGTAGGTCGCCCCTCCCCAGCACTCAACACTCCAGTAACCGGCCTGGTCGATGTCTTCGCAAATGGGTGTCATGTCCTCAAGAGCCATCCGGGTGGCCAGGAGGCTCTGATGACCGTCTCGGAGGGCGAGCTCCGTGACCTCGACCGTTCGTGGCATCGTTCGGGGCTCCAATCGAGGAGATGGGGGGTTAATCATTCGGAAGAGAGGAAGGGGGGAGAGCAGCGTCAGGCTCGACGTCGGTCTATAGGCGGGGGGGAGCGCCCGGGAGGCCGAGGGCATCGATCAGCCGATCTGCGGCGGCCGAGGCGGTGAGCTGGCCCTCGCGGACCTCCGACTCAAGCTCCGCCGCCAGTTTTGCGATGCCCGGACCTTCCTTCAGGATACGCTGCAAATGGTCGTTCACCAGATCCCACATCCAGCGAATTGCCTGGCTCTGCCGTCGTTGGTGGAAGACCCCGACACGTTTGAGGGTCTCACGATGTTTGAGCACTGCATTCCAGATCGCGTCGAGTCCGAGATTCTCCAGGGCGCTGCAGGCCAGGACCGGCGGTTGCCAGGGGCTTTCGGGCGGGTGCATGACGCGCAGAGCATTCTGATACTGGTTCACCGCGCGGAGGACATTCGGCCGGTTGCTGCCGTCGGCCTTGTTGACAGCGAGCAGATCGATCATCTCGATCAGCCCTCGCTTGATTCCCTGCAACTCGTCTCCGGCTCCGGCGATCAGGACCGCGAGAAACGTATCAACCATGTCGGCAACAGTCGTCTCGGACTGGCCGACGCCGACGGTTTCGACCATCACAACATCGAATCCGGCGGCTTCGCAGGCGAGCATCGTTTCCCGGGTACTACCGGCCACACCGCCGAGGGTTGCCCCGCTCGGGGAGGGGCGGATGTAGGCGTTCGGTTCGAGGCTCAGGCGTTCCATTCGAGTTTTGTCGCCGAGAATGCTGCCCCCGGTCACTCGGCTGGACGGGTCGATCGTCAGCACGGCGACTCGGTGGCCGGCAAGGATCAGGTTGAGGCCCAGGGCATCGATCAAAGTGCTCTTGCCCGCGCCGGGGACTCCCGTGATTCCCAGGCGGATCGATTGACCGGCGTGCGGCAGCAGCTTGTTGAGAACGCGGCGAGCCAGCTCTCGATCTTCGGCCCGTCGCGATTCGATGAGGGTGATGAACCGGCTGAGCACGCCTCGCGATCGTGCCAGAACCCCCTCGACGTACTGCTCGGCGGTCAGACGTCGTCGTGGGGGGGGAATCGGGGGCTCGGGCGGGAGCGTCATGGTGGGCTCAAGGTCAGGGCGCGGGCCATCGGTCATGGTCCGGATGCGTCAAGCAGCGCCGGCGGGTTCCTCGTGGTCCTGCGGATCGAGCAGGTTGAGCAGCTTGAGGGCCGCGTCGGTGATCACGGTCCCGGGACCGAAGACGGCGACTGCGCCCGAGCGGTACAGTTCCTCGTAATCCTGAGGAGGAATCACCCCGCCGACGACCACAAGAATGTCGTCGCGGCCAAGGTCGTCGAGCGCTTTGCGAATCGCTGGGACGAGCGTCAGATGACCGGCCGCGAGGGAGCTGACGCCGACGAGATGGACATCGTTGTCCACGGCCACTCGGGCGGCTTCCTCGGGGGTCTGGAACAGGGAGCCGACATCAACATCGAAGCCGAAGTCGGCGAAGGCGGTAGCCACGACCTGCTGGCCGCGGTCGTGGCCGTCCTGACCGAGCTTGGCAATGAGAATCCGGGGGCGTCGCCCTTCGTGTTCGAGGAACTGCTCGACCCGCTGCTGCACGCGAGCAACGGCCCCATTCCGCTCGCCGAACTGGCGGGCATAAACGCCGCTGATCTCGTGCATCTCGGCCTTGTGGCGGCCGTAGATCTTTTCGAGGGCGAGGCTGATCTCGCCGCCGGTGGCTCGGGCTCGGGCTGCGGCAATCGCCAGTTCGAGCATATTACCCGAGCCGGAGCGAGCAGCCTCGGTCAGGGCGTTGAGCGCGGAATCGACGACACCTTGATCGCGGTTCGCTCGCAGCTCGGCCAGGCGGCGGACCTGAGCCTCACGGACGGCGTGATTGTCGACCTTAAGAACCTTGATTGGATCTTCGCGCTCAAGAATGTACTTGTTTACGCCAACAATAGTTTGCACGCCCGAATCGATGTCGGCCTGGGTCCGTGCGGCGGCCTCCTCGATCCTCATCTTGGGGATGCCGGCCTCCAGGGCCTTGGCCATGCCGCCAAGCTGCTCGACCTCGTACAGATGCGCCCAGGCCCGGTGGGCCAGTTCGTGGGTCAGACGCTCGATAAAATAGCTGCCTCCCCAGGGATCGACCACCATGTCGGTGTCGGTTTCTTCCTGAAGGAAGAGTTGAGTGTTGCGAGCAATTCGGGCGGAAAAATCGGTCGGAAGCGCAAGTGCTTCATCAAGCGAGTTGGTGTGCAGACTCTGGGTGTGTCCCTGAGTCGCGCCCATCGCTTCAATGCAAGTTCGGATGACGTTGTTGTAGACGTCCTGCGCGGTCAGGCTCCAGCCGCTGGTCTGGCTGTGGGTGCGGAGTGACATGCTCTTGGGGTTCTTCGGGTCGAACCCCTTGACGATCTTCGCCCAAAGGAGGCGAGCCGCGCGAAGTTTAGCGATCTCCATGAAGATGTCTTTGCCAATCGCCCAGAAGAAGGAGAGGCGAGGGGCAAACTCATCAATACTCAAGCCTGCCCGGATGCCAGAGCGGAGATACTCGAGCCCATCAGCCATCGTATAGGCGAGTTCGAGGTCGGCCGTTGCACCGGCCTCCTGCATATGGTATCCGCTAATGCTGATGCTATTGAATTTCGGCATGTGAGCCGAGGTGTATCGGAAAATATCGGAGATGAGCCGCATGCTCGGCTCGGGTGGATAGATATAGGTGTTTCGAACCATGAACTCCTTGAGGATGTCGTTCTGAATCGTTCCAGCGAGTTTTGCCTGAGGAACCCCCTGTTCCTCGGCGGCGACAATGTAGAGCGCCATCACCGGAAGGACTGCGCCATTCATGGTCATCGAAACGCTGATGTCGCCCAGGGGAATGCCGTCGAAGAGGATCTTCATGTCGAGGATGCTATCGACGGCCACGCCGGCCATGCCCACGTCGGCGGCGACTCTGGGGTTGTCCGAGTCGTAACCGCGGTGGGTCGGCAGGTCGAAGGCGACGGAGAGCCCTTTCTGACCGGCCGCGAGGTTGCGGCGGTAGAAGGCGTTCGACTCCTCGGCCGTCGAGAACCCGGCGTACTGCCGGACGGTCCAGGGGCGGACGACGTACATCGTGGTGTACGGCCCCCGGACGAACGGCGGGAGGCCGGGCATCGTCTGAAGGTGGTCCAGTCCGTCGAGGTCGCTTGACGAGTAAAGCGGCCGGACGGGAATTCCCTCGGGCGTCGGACGGGCGAGGGAGTCGATTGGTCGACCGGCCTCGGCCTCGGCGGCGGTTTGCCAACTTCGTCGATCGACCGAAGCTGACGAGCCACCCTGCCAGGGAACGTCCTTGAAGTTCGGGATCGTGCTCATTGCAGGGCCCCTTCCTCACGCAGCAGATCCCGGAGCGTCCCCAGGACATCGCATCGAATGAAAATGAATCGATCAACCCCCGCCGCGCGGTATCGGGCCTCGCCCGCTCCCGGATTGCCCGCCAGGACGACGGTTCGAGCCCCGGCGGCTTTCAAGGACACGGCCAGAGGTTCGGCCAAAGCGTCGTAGTTCACATCGGTTGAGCAGATGACGGCAATCTTCGCTCCACTCTGGGTGAAGGCGTCGACGGCAGCCTGTGGATCCGTGAACCCGCTGTTGTTGACCTCCTCGAAGCCACCGGCCTGGAAGAAGTTGACAGCGTAGGTCGATCGGGCGATGAACTCGGCTGGCTTCCCCAGGTTGGCCAGGAAGACGCGGGGACGCTGGCCGGTCTGCTCGGCGAGCTGGTCTGCGGCCGCCCGGAGTTCTTCGAACGCGGCGGCGTAGGGATGAACAGCCAGGGGAGTGACCTGGGCCGGTTCGCGCCCGGACGAGGCCCCCACGAGGGTCGAGTGGATTTGGCCAAGCGTCGCCCCTTCGAGCGCGGCTTGCACGGCGGCCTCGGTCAGTGAGCCGGGTGCGCGGTTCGTATCGCGAGCGATCTCGGCAACGATCCTCAGCGCATCGCCGCACTGATGGTCCCGACGCCAGGCGACGAGCCGGGTCGAGGCCTCGGCCCGGAGCCGGGCGTAGTCGGGGCGGGTGCGGACGAGCCGTTCCTCACGCACGTCGGGGTGCTCGGTCACGCCAGTCACGACGAGCTTGCGAGTGGCGATGTCCTTGCCTCTCGCGGTTTCAACGGCCGCAATCTGCTCGGCGACCCAGCCGTCGAGGCAGGCGGCAATCATCCCGCCTCGTCCTTCGACCTGCTGAAGAATTCCCCAGGCCGATTCCGCCAGTTGGTCAGTCAGGGTTTCGAGGAACCAGGACCCTCCGGCCGGGTCGATCACGCGGTTCAGATGCGATTCTTCCTGCAGGATGATCTGCGTATTGCGGGCCAGGTGCCGGGTAAACTGGTCACTCAGGCCGATGGCGGCGTCCATCGGCGCCGTGCCGATGGCGTCGGCACCACCCACGGCTCCAGCGAAGCAGCAGACTGTGTTTCGCAAGAGATTAACCCAGGGATCGACGCTCGTGAGCACGCGACGGCTGGTCCGTGCTCGAAGTTGCATTGTACGGCCAGAATCGGGATTGCCCCCGCACTCGG
Coding sequences within it:
- a CDS encoding sigma-54 interaction domain-containing protein — protein: MDLDFRRDPSLLSTIVDEMADGVFTVDASGRIVAWSRGAERITGYTSEDVVGQSSRLFEGAHCKGFAALTELLQGSCDSTTGTCHQECKLSAKDGREVSIHGSVRLIHDADGEVAGAVCNFSDLTPFLQANERIALLEEQTRNRDAFGKLVGSSAPMQEVFRRIRLAAHSDVTVFVSGESGTGKELAAGAIHSLSNRKDRPFLAINCSAIPETLLESELFGHVKGAFTSADRDKIGLFQAADGGTLFLDEIGDVSPLLQLKLLRVLQEREIRRVGADTPTRVNVRLITATNKHLKELVASGGFREDFYYRIHVFEIRLPPLRERREDLPLLVRHFIDQLSREYHRSVRGIARDALQALMNYPWPGNVRELRNALEHAFVTVVGDTITLLDLPVELRTQRTSDRAALSDSHPLSAADQAERRRILEALDQTGGNRTEAARLLGTSRVTLWKKIRKYAIETPSTSG
- the mce gene encoding methylmalonyl-CoA epimerase: MAPVKALNHLGIAVKSIDDHRAYYEETLGAEFEGIEEVADQKVRVGFFRIGDVRFELLEPTDPTSTIAAFLEKRGEGMHHVAFTVDRIEDRIAEWKAAGLRMIDETPRAGAHHMRIAFAHPKSTHGVLTELCEPPSNP
- a CDS encoding acyl-CoA carboxylase subunit beta — encoded protein: MSGNAKKTMDDLVAELRARKEHLRQGGGPDRLAKQKDQGKLTARERVSTLLDPDSFEEFGLFAQHRQVHFGMAGKEVPADGVVTGAGSIDGRLVHLASQDFTVLGGSAGETHSNKVADVMEQALHTGSPFIFINDSGGARVQEGIDSLSGYGRVFYTNVQLSGAVPQISLICGPCAGGAAYSPALTDFIIQTRQSQMFITGPQVIKQVTGEQITSEALGGPDAHMSLSGVTHFIAENDEDALYLCRRLLSFLPANNLEDPPRIPSENNVDPNPELARIVPVEPKQGYDIRNVICGIVDQGDFLEVQEGYARNIVVGFARILGRSVGVIANQPSVLSGVLDVNASTKASRFIRFCNAFNVPLVTFVDVPGFLPGVKQEHDGIIRHGAKMLFAYSAATVPKIQVILRKSYGGAHLAMCSKDLGADRVFAWPTAEVAVMGAEGAVEIVFRKEMQEAQDKVARRAELIDQYRSTFSSPYVSAGRGLVDDIIEPADTRRHLAQALEYLHAKREVRPPKKHGLIPL
- the scpA gene encoding methylmalonyl-CoA mutase — its product is MSTIPNFKDVPWQGGSSASVDRRSWQTAAEAEAGRPIDSLARPTPEGIPVRPLYSSSDLDGLDHLQTMPGLPPFVRGPYTTMYVVRPWTVRQYAGFSTAEESNAFYRRNLAAGQKGLSVAFDLPTHRGYDSDNPRVAADVGMAGVAVDSILDMKILFDGIPLGDISVSMTMNGAVLPVMALYIVAAEEQGVPQAKLAGTIQNDILKEFMVRNTYIYPPEPSMRLISDIFRYTSAHMPKFNSISISGYHMQEAGATADLELAYTMADGLEYLRSGIRAGLSIDEFAPRLSFFWAIGKDIFMEIAKLRAARLLWAKIVKGFDPKNPKSMSLRTHSQTSGWSLTAQDVYNNVIRTCIEAMGATQGHTQSLHTNSLDEALALPTDFSARIARNTQLFLQEETDTDMVVDPWGGSYFIERLTHELAHRAWAHLYEVEQLGGMAKALEAGIPKMRIEEAAARTQADIDSGVQTIVGVNKYILEREDPIKVLKVDNHAVREAQVRRLAELRANRDQGVVDSALNALTEAARSGSGNMLELAIAAARARATGGEISLALEKIYGRHKAEMHEISGVYARQFGERNGAVARVQQRVEQFLEHEGRRPRILIAKLGQDGHDRGQQVVATAFADFGFDVDVGSLFQTPEEAARVAVDNDVHLVGVSSLAAGHLTLVPAIRKALDDLGRDDILVVVGGVIPPQDYEELYRSGAVAVFGPGTVITDAALKLLNLLDPQDHEEPAGAA
- a CDS encoding methylmalonyl-CoA carboxytransferase subunit 5S, with the protein product MPRTVEVTELALRDGHQSLLATRMALEDMTPICEDIDQAGYWSVECWGGATYDSCIRFLNEDPWERLRTFRKLMPNSRLQMLLRGQNLLGYRHYEDTVVDRFVDKSAENGMDVFRVFDALNDIRNLRRALEAVRRTGKHAEGTICYTTSPLHTVDKFIEMAKQLQDLGCDSICIKDMAALLRPQPAFEIVKGIKEACGEDTLVHVHVHATTGVTLVSLMKAIEAGADIVDTCISSLSLGPGHNPTEALVEMLQATDYTTRLDKARLLKIKDHFAKIRPRYAEFESKFVGVETEIFDSQIPGGMISNMESQLKQQGAGDRVKDVLNEVPNVRKAAGYPPLVTPSSQIVGTQAVFNVMMGPYKVLTGEFADLMLGYYGETIGDRDPEVIALAAAHAKKEPITTRPADLLKPEWEELRGKALALEGCNGSDEDVLTYAMFPQVAPKFFAHRSEGPKNLGRDPVTAAAAAAAASPAAKAIDAKGPVTSPITYQVRIGNTSHAVTVEPS
- a CDS encoding acetyl-CoA carboxylase biotin carboxyl carrier protein subunit; the encoded protein is MKLKITVDGNVYEVEVEVAEPETPRHSYVPPLGHARVSGAPTPATPAPASAGQALVADESKVCRSPLAGVVSRVAVQPGQAIQVNDILIVLEAMKMETVITAPIAGTIAKINAGEGDGVQQGQVLIEFE
- a CDS encoding MBL fold metallo-hydrolase; amino-acid sequence: MKIEQYYLGCLAHASYMIVDERTGIAAVVDPQRDIDQYVRDAEANGWTIRYVFLTHFHADFLAGHIELRNRTGAHIYLGARAEAEYEFTPVKHGDVVEFGDVRLEIMETPGHTPEGISILVYDLTKSDAQPHAVLTGDTLFIGDVGRPDLLASIGVTADELAEMLYDSITNKLVKLPDETLVYPAHGAGSLCGKQLSTERVSTIGEQKKYNYALQPMSKEQFIKLVEVDQPDAPDYFVHDAILNRKERSSLDETMKQALRPLDLDEFLRIRNEGAQVLDVREAADFEGAHLAGAINVGLKGQYATWSGTVLSHDRPIVVIAETGDEEEAIMRLGRIGFDNAAGYLKGGMGALDGRDDLIRSTPRITAPALAEQLGTPAAPVVLDVRSEKERDAGRIEGSMHIPLGHLVERIDEVPTDRDVVVHCQGGYRSSIAASLLRKHGRDRVTDLVGGYKAWAASNAQTEPVNN
- the meaB gene encoding methylmalonyl Co-A mutase-associated GTPase MeaB, with product MTLPPEPPIPPPRRRLTAEQYVEGVLARSRGVLSRFITLIESRRAEDRELARRVLNKLLPHAGQSIRLGITGVPGAGKSTLIDALGLNLILAGHRVAVLTIDPSSRVTGGSILGDKTRMERLSLEPNAYIRPSPSGATLGGVAGSTRETMLACEAAGFDVVMVETVGVGQSETTVADMVDTFLAVLIAGAGDELQGIKRGLIEMIDLLAVNKADGSNRPNVLRAVNQYQNALRVMHPPESPWQPPVLACSALENLGLDAIWNAVLKHRETLKRVGVFHQRRQSQAIRWMWDLVNDHLQRILKEGPGIAKLAAELESEVREGQLTASAAADRLIDALGLPGAPPRL